The following coding sequences lie in one Leptospira inadai serovar Lyme str. 10 genomic window:
- a CDS encoding GerMN domain-containing protein, with the protein MPESEKLKSLLYVLTGILFVLVLLDKSTGAGFRSAESGGDSGFFSKFNTIGKTIPQPPQSTSGKQTHEEVMDQAEDEILSELMQNGGQNWSESESTDSDDLFIPVVDNPKAAISESFSEERIHHEPGEIELYFLKFYGKGSKSHSRLVQVKRKHVSGDKVHFILKELSKGPDPDEKRSGVLNALPPKFTYSTEYSVENGILRLSLGSEFETGAGPELLKDRVDQLCYSLLENLKVKGIRLYINGKKVHSLGGVGFPVPDILTKNPRKIAVL; encoded by the coding sequence GTGCCGGAATCGGAAAAATTGAAATCCCTATTATATGTCCTAACCGGGATTTTATTTGTCTTGGTTTTATTGGATAAATCGACCGGGGCGGGATTTCGATCCGCCGAAAGCGGCGGGGATTCCGGATTCTTTTCGAAATTCAATACGATCGGAAAAACGATTCCCCAGCCTCCTCAATCCACTTCCGGAAAACAAACCCATGAAGAAGTGATGGATCAGGCGGAAGACGAAATTCTTTCCGAATTGATGCAAAACGGAGGCCAAAATTGGTCGGAAAGCGAAAGCACCGACTCGGACGATCTATTTATACCGGTCGTCGATAATCCAAAAGCCGCAATTTCCGAATCTTTCTCCGAGGAACGAATCCATCACGAACCCGGAGAAATCGAATTGTATTTTCTGAAATTTTACGGAAAAGGCAGCAAAAGCCATTCTAGACTCGTTCAGGTCAAACGAAAGCATGTCTCCGGCGACAAAGTTCATTTCATTCTCAAGGAATTATCCAAGGGACCCGACCCGGATGAAAAAAGAAGCGGTGTGCTCAATGCCCTTCCCCCAAAATTCACCTACTCCACCGAATATTCCGTCGAGAACGGTATCCTGAGACTTTCCCTAGGAAGCGAATTCGAAACGGGGGCAGGTCCTGAGTTGCTAAAAGATCGCGTGGATCAACTCTGCTATAGCTTACTGGAAAATTTAAAAGTAAAAGGAATCCGCCTCTACATAAACGGCAAGAAAGTTCACTCTTTAGGTGGTGTTGGATTCCCGGTTCCGGATATCCTAACCAAAAATCCTAGAAAAATTGCCGTACTATAA
- a CDS encoding KamA family radical SAM protein, producing MRKVIENHVEEDAALPSRARQRLFSSFEWSDYKAQLRNRIQAQDLNLYFELTESERQGIQETIRLNVGASPYYLSLSDPLDPQCPIRKMIVPQREEAFFAPEEALDPLHEENLSPVKGLTHMYPDRVLLFSNHECSVYCRHCMRGRKVSDSFERMELPDLEACFAYIKANPEISDVVISGGDPLNLSDAKIDLILENLEKIAHVKICRIGTRNPVTLPMRITSELCKMIESHNTDNLSIFCNTQFNHEKECTVEAKEAVLRLLKAGVNVGNQCVILKGINDDGESMLRLHKKLLELRIRAYYMYDPELIPGSRGFRTPLYKGIQILEYMRGKIGGMGIPQFVNDLPGGGGKITLGPNWYLGFHKESRNHVFRSAVRGTYHLSSEPLDSDYESYYPELDQKAWESIRNSAYSVDRGVSFDGRRKP from the coding sequence ATGAGAAAAGTCATTGAAAATCACGTAGAAGAAGACGCGGCCTTGCCGTCGAGGGCGCGCCAAAGATTGTTCTCTTCTTTCGAGTGGTCCGATTATAAAGCTCAGTTACGGAACCGAATCCAAGCCCAGGATTTGAATCTTTATTTTGAATTAACGGAATCCGAACGACAAGGTATTCAAGAGACGATCCGTTTGAACGTAGGTGCGAGTCCTTATTATCTCTCTCTATCCGATCCCTTGGATCCGCAATGTCCGATACGTAAAATGATCGTTCCTCAGAGAGAGGAGGCTTTTTTTGCGCCGGAAGAAGCCTTGGACCCTCTTCATGAGGAAAATCTTTCTCCGGTAAAAGGTCTTACCCACATGTATCCGGACCGGGTTTTATTATTTTCCAACCACGAATGTTCCGTTTACTGCAGACATTGTATGCGAGGACGTAAAGTCTCCGATAGTTTCGAACGGATGGAACTTCCCGACCTCGAAGCATGCTTTGCCTATATAAAAGCGAATCCTGAAATTTCGGATGTCGTTATTTCGGGCGGCGATCCGCTGAATCTTTCCGATGCGAAGATCGACCTGATTTTGGAGAATTTGGAAAAAATCGCGCATGTAAAGATTTGTCGCATCGGAACCAGGAACCCCGTTACGTTGCCTATGCGAATCACTTCAGAACTTTGTAAAATGATCGAATCTCATAATACTGACAATCTATCTATTTTTTGTAATACTCAGTTCAATCATGAAAAGGAGTGCACCGTCGAAGCTAAAGAAGCGGTACTTAGACTATTAAAGGCAGGCGTCAATGTCGGAAACCAGTGCGTGATCTTAAAGGGAATTAACGACGACGGCGAGTCGATGTTGAGATTGCACAAAAAACTCTTAGAATTGCGAATTAGGGCCTATTATATGTATGATCCGGAGTTGATCCCGGGGTCCAGGGGGTTTCGAACTCCTCTCTATAAAGGAATTCAGATATTGGAATATATGAGGGGAAAAATCGGCGGCATGGGAATCCCCCAGTTCGTGAACGATTTACCCGGAGGAGGAGGAAAAATTACTCTCGGCCCGAATTGGTATTTGGGTTTCCATAAGGAGTCAAGAAATCACGTGTTTCGCTCCGCAGTTCGGGGGACTTATCATTTGAGCTCCGAGCCGCTCGACAGCGATTACGAATCATATTACCCGGAATTGGATCAGAAAGCTTGGGAATCTATTCGAAATTCCGCATATTCGGTCGATAGAGGGGTTTCGTTCGACGGACGGAGAAAACCATGA
- a CDS encoding GGDEF domain-containing protein encodes MVQWFPGSDLRARHLFKRILFNDYPSEFIESNLTDIRQSLAIHYSFCILITFFTFLIPDSRTVSGEPLFLLYSSRITLVLLSLLFLWRNSLKTDWNPKNMESYKVWSSSVLLVSFLPFLYLDEVHYDIYLHQATAILLSMNILLWLTTTTVVLVNLTFGIAFFGICYLSDSISNAFQEFPILLTYIFVGTFGNIIMNYWRMMDYRDKSKLSRAVIRLRKKNDQIRRISSVDDLTGLYNRRYLIEQFDIFKKRARRYKFNMALIILDMDHLKETNDKFGHMAGDEALQTLSAVMKSRVRATDVCARIGGDEFCILLDSVDPEGLEMLCESLRKGVAAQGLSIEDEHGTPVFITISIGASILPFDEDLTFDDLYQSIDSALYKSKSAGRNKVTIVTASKQDKQRDAFTSWPTEVRIYK; translated from the coding sequence ATGGTTCAATGGTTTCCCGGTAGCGACCTTCGGGCTCGCCACTTATTTAAGAGAATTCTATTTAACGACTACCCTAGTGAATTCATCGAAAGTAATTTGACCGACATTCGGCAATCTCTCGCGATCCACTACTCGTTCTGCATTCTAATAACATTCTTCACGTTTTTAATCCCCGATTCCAGAACCGTCAGCGGAGAACCTTTATTTCTACTGTATTCGAGTAGAATCACGTTAGTACTGCTCTCTCTCCTATTTCTCTGGAGAAACTCACTCAAGACCGATTGGAATCCTAAGAACATGGAATCCTATAAAGTATGGTCCTCTTCCGTTCTACTCGTTTCGTTTTTACCCTTCTTATATCTGGACGAAGTTCATTACGATATCTATCTTCACCAGGCGACCGCCATTCTTTTGAGCATGAACATTCTACTTTGGTTGACTACGACGACCGTAGTGTTGGTAAATCTCACATTCGGAATCGCTTTTTTCGGAATTTGCTATCTCTCCGACTCCATATCCAACGCATTCCAGGAATTTCCGATCCTATTGACGTATATTTTCGTCGGAACTTTCGGAAACATCATTATGAATTACTGGAGAATGATGGACTATCGGGATAAGAGTAAACTTTCTCGAGCGGTGATTCGGCTCCGAAAGAAAAACGATCAGATCAGAAGAATTTCCAGTGTGGACGATCTTACCGGCTTGTACAACCGTAGGTATCTGATCGAACAGTTCGATATCTTCAAAAAACGGGCCCGTAGATATAAATTCAATATGGCCCTGATTATTTTGGATATGGACCATTTAAAGGAAACGAACGATAAATTCGGGCATATGGCGGGAGACGAAGCGCTGCAAACTCTCTCTGCAGTCATGAAATCCAGAGTCAGGGCCACGGATGTGTGTGCGCGGATCGGTGGCGATGAATTTTGTATTCTTTTAGATTCGGTCGATCCGGAAGGACTCGAGATGCTTTGCGAATCTTTAAGAAAAGGCGTGGCGGCTCAAGGCTTGTCGATCGAAGACGAACATGGAACTCCGGTGTTCATAACGATTTCGATCGGGGCTTCGATACTTCCGTTTGACGAAGACTTAACCTTCGACGATCTATACCAGTCGATCGACTCGGCTCTTTACAAATCGAAATCGGCGGGAAGAAATAAGGTCACCATCGTCACCGCCAGTAAGCAGGACAAGCAAAGAGATGCATTCACTTCTTGGCCGACGGAAGTTCGTATATATAAGTAA
- a CDS encoding HAD family hydrolase, whose translation MTLSMNWNPKSVSALAFDVDGTLFSSEGIILETYAEAIRRFSLSSGIPLDVPDREKIMLEIGKPVKTIFLNLVPQLTESERDQISDSVLRLLVEKIRSGEGEFYPKVLETVSSLKQKGYRILAASNGRRPYVETILDVSGILPLFDPILILDNISLKSKADLVSKYLIDYDLTPEALLMIGDRSSDYEAARKNRCPFAFCAYGHAPVGEIPDWEVSLAQLQDLDKIF comes from the coding sequence ATGACCTTGTCCATGAATTGGAATCCTAAATCGGTAAGCGCCCTCGCCTTTGACGTTGACGGAACTTTGTTCTCCTCGGAAGGCATTATTTTAGAAACCTATGCTGAGGCGATTCGCCGGTTTTCACTCTCCTCCGGAATTCCTCTAGACGTCCCGGATCGAGAGAAAATCATGCTTGAAATCGGAAAGCCGGTCAAAACCATTTTCTTAAATCTCGTTCCTCAGTTAACGGAATCCGAAAGGGATCAAATTTCCGATTCGGTATTACGTTTATTAGTGGAGAAAATTCGCTCCGGAGAGGGGGAATTTTATCCTAAAGTTCTGGAAACGGTTTCTTCCCTAAAACAGAAAGGTTACCGAATCCTTGCGGCTTCTAACGGACGCAGACCATACGTTGAAACCATCCTCGACGTCTCGGGAATTCTCCCCCTATTCGATCCGATACTAATTCTAGATAATATTTCCTTAAAAAGTAAAGCCGATCTTGTTTCGAAATACTTGATTGATTACGATCTTACTCCGGAAGCCCTTTTGATGATCGGTGATCGTAGCTCCGACTACGAGGCGGCTCGAAAGAACCGGTGTCCCTTCGCATTCTGTGCTTATGGGCACGCACCCGTAGGAGAAATTCCGGATTGGGAAGTTTCACTCGCTCAATTGCAGGACCTGGATAAGATATTCTGA